The window ATTAATCCTTATCAAAATTTGGTAGAAGAATCATAGTGCCTAACGAGTTTGTCTTTAAATAGAATATGGTTCAAGGAGTAGTGTACATAGATACCAAATTGTGACATGCATGTAGTAAATCACAATCTAAATACACTTTAGGGAACACATGTGCATTACCAATTACGACTTGTATTGATTTTTGTCTCCTATTTGGTAGTTTGTAGTGTTCATTTGAATAGTTATATAGTTTGAAGTCTAAACAGAGAAtgttcttttatatattttaggTCAAAAGCAGGGGAGAAATGAATTTGTGATACGGTTACAACCTTCAGAGGCCATGTATATGAAGCTTACAGTAAGTGACTCGTGTTTATTGAGCTACAATTGGTGATGCTGTTCAGAGATGTTTAAATTTTCTGCCCATGGTTGCTCACAATATAATTTAGTATTTATTCTCCCCATATGTACAAGGCCTATCAGCTTCTCACACCATATCTCACAGTGCATCTTTTGTTTTTAGTTGCATCAATTGCAGAATTTTTAGAACTCCCACATGCCTCTACTGAGGCTTGAACACCCGACCTTATGTTTTTTTGCTATTCGCCTGAACCTACCTAGGAGAAGAGGGGTATCCACTAGGCTACAATACCATTTATGATACTTTCCTCGTCAATATATCGAAAGATACTTTTCCCCTCACCTACCATGCATAACTTAAATCTTTTGAAGTTTGAAGAGAATTTTTGCATGTAAATTCCGTTACAGTGCTttggaattttatattttttaaaataagtaTGAAACTCCAGTCTCTAACCAAAAGGAAGATACCAGTTATAGGCTGACAGGGTTGGTTACTTGCTTTGAGTCACTCTTTACTTCATCCCACGGGATGCCTTGgttaatattattatattttgaCTAACAAGTTATTGCGACATGGAATTGCCTTGTTAGCTATGTTACTTAGACTTCCAAATTTTGGTCACTCCACCCGAGTCAGACACTCAGACACAACTATAATTTAGTGATCTGTTACCTGAAATATGGACACTTTGACCAACTaaaataccacatttgatatGAACTTGCGTTGAAAAGATAATTATATGATACGAAAGAAAGAAGCATTGTTTAATTGTTAGGGTATGTTATTTTTATACTATACATGAttgttactccctccgtccctctaGATTATATACGTCTACTGTTTGCACGCATTTCGAGActtctataaagtatagtttcataatattttttaaaattttctttttttgaataaaagtttaaacataaacttttattcaggaatttttttttaaaaaaaaatattatgaagttATGCTTTAAAGCAGCATTGAAAAGCGTGTCAAAAAGTAATGTATAGAATtcaatgggacagagggagtaataaATTATTCCGCGTCCAAATACCGTGTCCAAATATAGGACAGTGTCCTCGCGTCCCCAATTTGTAAATTTTGAAAATCAGACACTCAAATATGTGTTATGTCTGGCAACCCGAGTCAGAGTAACAAAAACTTGAATATGAATATGAGAAATCACTTTGAATTACTTGTGCGGTTGTGCCTAAACGTGAAATAAATTGTTTGGAATTAGGAAATCAGTCTTGAGATTCTTTAGGGAGAGCTATTCTGAGTATAATGGAATTCATCGTCATAAGTTTCTCTCTCTAGTTTTTTTGTGCTGCAATTCACTTGAAAATAGAGCATGTTAGTGTTTTTTTATTCATCTGAATCATAAGTTAAAATTTAATGCCACACTTTATTTCTTTCATGTAGGTCAAGAAGCCTGGACTTGAAATGTCAACTGCTCAGAGTGAGCTCGACTTGTCATATGGGCAGCGTTATCAGGATGTAACCATACCAGAGGCTTATGAACGACTTATTCTTGACACGTATATATTTCTTTTATAAATTAACTGAACACTTACTTTTTGCGTTAAACGCAGTTTGCATCTACTGCTTTTTTTTTGTGTGATTTTGTGCATCAAAATATTGCTCGAATGAAAGGTTTCCATGGCAGTgcttaattaattttatttttacaGTATAAGGGGTGATCAGCAGCATTTTGTTCGCAGAGATGAGTTGAAGGTACGGTAATGACAAATTTGAATGACATAAACAGGGACAGCTGCATTACAACTCTAATACTTATATGATTTGAATGTTTATTTTGTTTGCATTATCAGGCAGCCTGGGAGATTTTCACCGCTCTTCTGCACAGAATAGATAaaggtgaacttaaatcagtttCATACAAGCCTGGAAGCCGAGGCCCAGAGGAAGCGGATGAGTTGCTGAAAAAGTTGGCTATGCTCAAACACATGGCTATACATGGATCCCTCCAACCCTATAATCTGAACTACTATGAGGCTGCATTGATGCTTGTTTATTTGCTAAGATAAGATGGGAAGTGCCCAAGGTCCCTTGTGAAAGAATAAATACATCAGTGCAAATATATGTCTGTGATGCACATGATGTTTTTACGAGGATTAACCACTTTCAAAGTTAGCTTGATCTATTTACTTAACCTTGT of the Apium graveolens cultivar Ventura unplaced genomic scaffold, ASM990537v1 ctg5528, whole genome shotgun sequence genome contains:
- the LOC141702699 gene encoding glucose-6-phosphate 1-dehydrogenase 5, cytoplasmic-like; the encoded protein is MYMKLTVKKPGLEMSTAQSELDLSYGQRYQDVTIPEAYERLILDTIRGDQQHFVRRDELKAAWEIFTALLHRIDKGELKSVSYKPGSRGPEEADELLKKLAMLKHMAIHGSLQPYNLNYYEAALMLVYLLR